In Halobacillus amylolyticus, the following proteins share a genomic window:
- a CDS encoding ABC transporter permease subunit yields the protein MRYVVRFFIIITTILIIGGITSLFQNGINIDITTFFSNMKTLISLIFNPLDLTFRTTSSIHATEYPVFPQFFEYYGYSLFMLFCGLLLSLILSLLLTVLTLHLSIKKREFVLWVSNLFESLPDIFVIVIAQVTFVAIYRETGLLVFQVAGASDRPFMLPLLTYSILPTIFLFRTLIMIFEEELKRPYVELAKGKGMTRTYILLRHVFRNGVTSLVNHSKMVIAFMISNLIMLEILFNSYGMTWFVINHPTFEIATISMILLFIPIYIVECIVQQVRRRSIGEG from the coding sequence GTGAGATATGTTGTTCGCTTTTTTATCATCATTACTACTATTCTTATCATCGGTGGCATCACTAGTTTATTTCAAAACGGTATTAATATCGATATAACTACATTTTTTTCAAATATGAAAACACTCATTTCTCTGATATTCAACCCCTTAGATCTAACTTTTCGGACCACCTCATCTATTCATGCCACCGAATACCCTGTCTTTCCTCAATTTTTTGAGTACTATGGTTATTCGTTGTTTATGCTGTTTTGCGGTCTCTTATTATCTTTGATCCTCTCCCTGCTATTAACGGTCCTTACACTCCATCTTTCCATTAAGAAACGTGAATTCGTTTTGTGGGTATCAAATTTATTTGAGTCTCTTCCTGACATTTTTGTTATTGTCATTGCTCAAGTCACGTTTGTTGCTATTTATAGAGAAACGGGTCTTTTAGTATTTCAGGTGGCAGGAGCATCCGACAGGCCCTTCATGCTCCCACTGCTCACGTATTCGATCTTACCTACGATCTTTCTTTTCCGCACGTTGATCATGATCTTTGAGGAGGAATTAAAACGACCTTACGTCGAATTGGCTAAAGGGAAAGGAATGACACGCACATACATACTGTTGCGCCACGTTTTTCGTAATGGGGTTACAAGTCTAGTTAATCATTCCAAAATGGTCATAGCTTTCATGATTTCTAACCTAATTATGCTTGAAATTCTATTTAATTCTTATGGTATGACATGGTTTGTTATCAATCATCCAACATTTGAAATAGCAACCATCAGTATGATCCTCTTATTTATCCCTATTTATATTGTAGAGTGCATCGTCCAACAGGTTAGAAGAAGGTCGATAGGGG
- a CDS encoding quaternary amine ABC transporter ATP-binding protein, with product MNKIEVKNMTKIFGSHPKQGLKRLDNGEQKDQILEETGLTVGVNQASFDVKPGEFFVIMGLSGSGKSTLIRLVNRLIEPTAGEVYIDGDDITKMNQASLIETRRKKLGMVFQKFGLFPHRTVLANVSYGLEIQGMKKEEREEKAQKSIEDVGLKGYENSYPDQLSGGMQQRVGLARALANDTDILLMDEAFSALDPLIRKEMQDELLHLQKKLGKTILFITHDLDEALKLGDRVAIMKDGRIVQVGTSEEILENPANKYVSNFVKDVDRSKVLEAHHVMQKPEVLTTYKDGPRVAVRKMEEAGASSIFVVDKEDNFKGLLTIDDAIEAYNKDIPLEKVLKEDVHATLPETPLNELLGIAAETKYPIVVQNEGKLVGIISRVSILSGLVLGKEKDEVNES from the coding sequence ATGAATAAGATCGAAGTCAAAAATATGACGAAAATCTTTGGTTCTCATCCTAAACAAGGCTTGAAACGTTTAGATAATGGGGAACAGAAGGATCAAATTTTAGAAGAAACAGGTTTGACGGTTGGAGTGAACCAAGCTTCATTTGACGTTAAGCCTGGAGAATTCTTTGTGATTATGGGGCTGTCAGGAAGTGGGAAATCAACATTGATTCGCCTGGTGAATCGCCTGATTGAGCCAACAGCTGGTGAAGTCTATATTGACGGAGACGATATTACAAAAATGAACCAGGCCTCCTTGATCGAAACACGACGCAAGAAATTAGGGATGGTTTTTCAAAAGTTTGGTTTATTCCCCCATCGCACAGTATTAGCTAACGTAAGTTATGGACTAGAAATACAAGGAATGAAAAAAGAGGAACGAGAAGAAAAGGCGCAGAAGTCGATTGAGGATGTTGGCTTGAAAGGGTATGAAAATAGCTATCCTGATCAATTGAGTGGCGGGATGCAGCAGCGTGTAGGCCTTGCTCGTGCCCTTGCCAATGATACTGACATCCTGTTGATGGACGAAGCTTTTAGTGCCCTTGATCCTCTCATCCGTAAAGAAATGCAAGATGAGTTGCTTCATTTACAGAAAAAGTTGGGCAAAACGATTTTATTTATTACCCATGACCTGGATGAAGCATTAAAACTTGGTGATCGTGTCGCCATTATGAAAGATGGACGCATCGTACAAGTAGGTACTTCTGAAGAAATCCTAGAGAATCCAGCGAACAAGTATGTATCTAATTTTGTGAAAGACGTAGATCGCTCCAAAGTACTGGAAGCTCATCATGTCATGCAGAAGCCTGAAGTGTTAACAACGTATAAAGATGGTCCACGTGTGGCTGTCCGCAAGATGGAAGAGGCGGGTGCTTCCAGCATTTTCGTTGTCGATAAAGAGGATAACTTCAAAGGCTTGTTAACAATTGATGATGCTATTGAAGCGTACAACAAAGATATTCCTTTAGAAAAAGTCCTAAAAGAAGATGTACATGCGACCTTACCCGAGACACCACTTAATGAGCTGCTCGGGATTGCAGCAGAGACGAAGTATCCAATTGTTGTACAAAATGAAGGCAAGCTAGTTGGGATTATCTCACGTGTTTCTATTCTTTCAGGACTTGTGCTTGGAAAAGAAAAAGATGAGGTGAATGAATCATGA
- a CDS encoding CocE/NonD family hydrolase, whose product MFGLSYYGFTQLYAAVEHPPALKAIFPAMTGY is encoded by the coding sequence ATGTTTGGCTTGTCTTACTATGGATTTACACAGTTGTACGCTGCTGTTGAACACCCTCCTGCGTTAAAAGCAATCTTTCCTGCAATGACGGGATATTGA
- a CDS encoding ABC transporter permease, with protein sequence MNYFYLPLEEWTNSFVNNWLLPVLGGFFNQISKGLGAFITGVTDLLIAVPPEIIAIVLILLAWRTAGKGIALFTLIGCIYLGSVNLWDGAMQTVAVVIVSTLLSIIVGVPVGIVSATNSIVDKITRPILDFMQTLPSFVYLIPAILLFGLGGVPAVISTFVFATPPAVRMTSLGIKQVPADVVEASKAFGSTPKQLLFKVQLPMAVPTIMAGINQTIMLALSMAVIASMIGAPGLGSTVLSGISTVNVGLGLTGGLGIVVLAIVLDRITQGLGQKV encoded by the coding sequence ATGAATTATTTCTACTTGCCTTTAGAAGAGTGGACGAATTCTTTTGTGAATAATTGGCTGCTCCCTGTGTTGGGTGGATTTTTCAATCAAATTAGTAAAGGCCTTGGAGCATTTATTACGGGTGTGACCGATTTACTCATTGCCGTTCCCCCAGAGATTATTGCCATTGTACTGATTTTACTAGCTTGGAGGACTGCTGGTAAGGGCATAGCATTATTTACGCTGATCGGTTGTATTTATTTAGGCTCTGTCAATCTATGGGATGGTGCGATGCAGACAGTTGCCGTCGTGATTGTCTCGACATTACTATCAATCATTGTCGGTGTACCTGTGGGGATAGTAAGTGCAACCAATTCAATAGTCGATAAGATCACCCGTCCGATTCTCGACTTTATGCAGACATTGCCTAGTTTCGTTTATTTAATTCCAGCAATATTACTATTTGGACTTGGCGGTGTCCCGGCGGTGATTTCAACATTTGTATTTGCTACCCCGCCAGCGGTTCGTATGACGAGTTTAGGAATAAAACAAGTTCCTGCCGATGTGGTTGAGGCCTCAAAGGCTTTCGGTTCTACACCAAAGCAGTTGCTTTTCAAAGTACAACTGCCTATGGCTGTACCAACGATTATGGCGGGAATCAACCAGACGATCATGTTAGCCCTGTCGATGGCGGTTATTGCCTCAATGATCGGTGCGCCAGGACTTGGATCAACTGTTCTATCAGGGATATCAACAGTTAACGTCGGACTTGGCTTAACAGGTGGTTTAGGCATTGTTGTGTTAGCGATTGTTCTTGACCGAATTACTCAAGGATTAGGTCAAAAAGTATAA
- a CDS encoding CocE/NonD family hydrolase, producing MQENERIIVQKDVSCTLRDGTILYANIYRPSVRGSYSVLLTRHPYNKNLPDFSHRYVDPFRLVEAGFIVIIQDVRGRFASEGYDIVEWASSTAL from the coding sequence ATGCAAGAAAACGAGCGAATCATTGTACAAAAAGATGTTTCATGTACTTTGAGAGATGGCACGATATTATATGCGAATATTTATCGTCCTAGTGTAAGGGGGTCTTACTCAGTTTTACTGACAAGACATCCTTATAACAAAAACCTTCCTGATTTCTCTCATCGTTATGTTGACCCATTTAGGTTGGTGGAAGCGGGGTTTATTGTCATCATTCAAGATGTACGTGGGCGCTTTGCGTCTGAAGGTTACGATATCGTCGAGTGGGCTTCCTCAACTGCCCTATAG
- a CDS encoding thioesterase family protein encodes MPESAFNYQDHVHKEWVDYNGHMNDAAYAAIFSHAVDYFMDYIGLDEKARESFAYTIFTLETHLCYLKEAHENEKIHVSVQLIDDDAKRLHIFFVMKNNHGDTLATSEQMLMGMSTAEGRPASFPESVSQMIKQIRQAHEHLETPKQVGRQIGIKR; translated from the coding sequence ATGCCAGAGTCAGCGTTTAATTATCAGGATCATGTGCATAAGGAATGGGTGGATTACAACGGTCATATGAATGATGCCGCATATGCAGCTATTTTCAGTCACGCGGTGGATTATTTCATGGATTACATCGGTTTAGATGAAAAAGCTCGTGAATCGTTTGCTTATACTATTTTCACATTAGAGACACATCTTTGCTATTTGAAAGAAGCCCATGAAAATGAAAAGATTCACGTTTCTGTTCAATTAATAGACGATGATGCAAAGCGTCTTCACATCTTTTTTGTAATGAAAAATAATCACGGGGACACGCTGGCTACAAGTGAGCAGATGCTAATGGGAATGAGTACGGCTGAAGGGAGGCCCGCTTCGTTTCCTGAATCAGTCTCTCAAATGATTAAGCAAATACGACAAGCACATGAACATTTAGAAACGCCTAAACAAGTGGGCAGACAGATTGGTATTAAGCGATAA
- a CDS encoding aspartyl-phosphate phosphatase Spo0E family protein, which produces MTKVIEPVRYDLATAISVKKKKMIELGMRYGLADKRTIKCSQQLDDLLNRYTNVKHQSYEII; this is translated from the coding sequence ATGACTAAAGTCATAGAACCTGTCCGATATGATTTAGCAACAGCGATTTCAGTTAAAAAGAAAAAGATGATTGAACTAGGTATGAGGTATGGATTGGCAGATAAAAGAACAATAAAATGCAGTCAGCAACTTGATGATCTTTTAAATAGATATACAAATGTAAAACATCAGTCATATGAAATTATTTAA
- a CDS encoding glycine betaine ABC transporter substrate-binding protein: protein MKKILLGITTTLLLAFIVGCSAEKEASSSEASDENGKDKTITFGVTPWTSTVPPTKIAGLILEDMGYTVEETKANVGGVFMGLSRGDLDVFMDAWLPMHQVHLDKFGDKLDDTAVSYPKAETGWVVPTYMKDINSISDLKGKEDLFNNKMYGIEEGASATKESNEIIKAYGLDMKQVNSSEGGMIAQASRMMAQEKPVVFYGWRPHTMFNKFDLKVLSNDQGFFGSSSVHVITNNKLKEKAPDAYEFLSNWSISIDEVEAMIVEIEENGKDAEKVAREWINNNQDKVNKMLGK, encoded by the coding sequence ATGAAAAAGATTTTATTAGGTATTACGACAACACTACTACTAGCATTTATCGTCGGCTGTTCAGCTGAAAAAGAAGCAAGCAGCAGTGAAGCTTCAGATGAGAATGGCAAAGATAAGACGATTACTTTTGGTGTGACACCGTGGACAAGTACTGTCCCTCCAACTAAAATCGCCGGACTGATTTTAGAAGATATGGGTTATACAGTTGAGGAAACAAAGGCAAACGTTGGCGGTGTATTCATGGGATTATCCCGTGGAGATCTTGATGTGTTCATGGATGCATGGCTTCCTATGCACCAGGTGCACTTGGATAAATTCGGAGATAAACTAGATGACACAGCTGTAAGTTATCCGAAAGCAGAAACTGGCTGGGTCGTACCGACGTATATGAAAGATATTAATTCGATTTCCGACTTAAAAGGAAAAGAAGACCTGTTTAATAACAAAATGTATGGAATTGAAGAAGGGGCAAGTGCAACGAAAGAGTCTAACGAGATCATTAAGGCTTACGGGTTAGATATGAAACAAGTGAACTCTTCTGAAGGTGGTATGATCGCACAGGCGTCCCGTATGATGGCCCAAGAAAAGCCAGTCGTATTTTATGGTTGGCGGCCACACACGATGTTTAACAAATTTGATTTGAAAGTACTCAGCAATGACCAAGGATTCTTTGGTTCTTCTTCTGTTCACGTCATTACTAACAATAAACTGAAGGAAAAAGCACCAGATGCCTATGAATTCCTAAGCAACTGGAGTATTTCTATTGACGAAGTTGAGGCAATGATTGTGGAAATTGAAGAAAACGGCAAGGATGCTGAAAAAGTCGCTCGCGAATGGATTAACAACAACCAGGACAAAGTCAACAAAATGTTGGGTAAATAA